In the Drosophila gunungcola strain Sukarami unplaced genomic scaffold, Dgunungcola_SK_2 000001F, whole genome shotgun sequence genome, one interval contains:
- the LOC128262928 gene encoding xenotropic and polytropic retrovirus receptor 1 homolog, whose translation MKFGKTLETLMVAEWRYQYMNYNELKFMILNAVEKTPDSNRANSAVIAAYYNDFEALFFRTCHEELNKVNDFFAYKQAEAHRKLASLNYQLSLLARRQQDPRGSQSTSRASISSRSRQLEHNRQKPPESKLRLAMSEFYLSLIMLQNYQTLNMTAFRKICKKYDKNLKSGAGFSWYERFVIRASFSIDTRLDRMITTVEDLYTEYLANGDRSKAMAKLRVPPLGQPTAPGHVFCAGLFLGLFVVTAIICLISYFCLDLSPEFRFMFASLFRGPIAGVTFGFCLVLNIKVFEKVGIDHVLIFEVERRNALSAMRALEMVGFFGYLSALSVLLYLLHKEFFISDPYYIPLVQLAVAVVLFLNPIPIFFYSARIWLMTTLGRILLAPFFFVKFVDFWVADQFTSLVICLVDHYHLIRFNVRYFLDRSDAFDFEPDYAVAVIRCLPAWFRFCQSLRRFRDSGSKSTDYLINALKYFLAMMEVIVSTAQMETIGKYSNLLENPWTWAYIMICVVSSIYSLLWDFLMDFGLFRVWKGENLFLRDNLVYPKWFYYLVIVENTLLRLAWTLEFVLVHQELVAPYNAKSIVCFSEIVRRFVWNFLRLENEHLYNCGQFRATRDIFVTRLDPQEERFLEDMMDGSDDLAMDKLDKKYF comes from the exons ATGAAGTTTGGCAAGACCCTTGAGACTCTTATGGTAGCCGAATGGCGGTATCAGTACATGAACTACAAT GAACTGAAGTTTATGATATTGAATGCCGTGGAGAAAACTCCTGATTCTAACCGGGCAAATAGTGCAGTGATAGCCGCTTATTACAACGATTTTGAGGCGCTCTTTTTCAGAACCTGCCATGAGGAGCTGAACAAGGTAAATGATTTCTTTGCCTACAAACAGGCGGAGGCGCACCGCAAGTTGGCCAGCCTGAACTATCAGCTATCACTCCTGGCCCGTCGTCAACAGGATCCTCGAGGATCGCAGTCGACATCACGGGCATCGATCTCGTCGAGGAGCCGCCAGCTGGAGCACAACCGTCAGAAGCCGccagaaagcaaacttcggctgGCCATGAGCGAGTTTTATCTAAG CCTTATTATGCTCCAGAATTACCAGACGCTAAACATGACAGCCTTTCGCAAGATATGCAAAAAGTATGACAAGAATCTAAAATCAGGTGCTGGATTTTCTTGGTACGAGCGTTTCGTCATTAGGGCGTCCTTCTCCATCGACACGCGTCTCGATCGGATGATTACCACCGTCGAGGATCTGTATACGGAGTACCTGGCCAATGGAGATCGATCCAAGGCGATGGCCAAACTCCGAGTACCTCCCTTGGGTCAACCCACTGCACCCGGTCACGTTTTCTGCGCAGGACTCTTTCTCGGACTTTTTGTGGTGACCGCCATCATTTGTCTGATCTCGT atttttgcCTTGATCTGAGCCCAGAGTTTCGTTTTATGTTTGCCAGCCTGTTTAGAGGACCCATAGCAGGTGTGACTTTTGGCTTTTGTCTGGTACTCAATATAAAAGTCTTCGAGAAAGTGGGCATCGACCATGTTTTGATTTTCGAAGTGGAGCGAAGGAACGCATTGAGTGCCATGCGAGCCTTGGAAATGGTTGGTTTCTTTGGATACCTCAGCGCTCTAAGCGTTTTGCTTTATTTGCTCCACAAAGAGTTCTTCATAAGTGATCCGTATTACATACCACTTGTCCAGTTGGCAGTTGCGGTTGTGCTGTTCCTCAATCCCATACCCATTTTTTTCTACTCGGCCAGGATTTGGCTGATGACCACATTGGGTCGCATTCTTTTGGCGCCATTTTTCTTTGTGAAATTCGTGGACTTCTGGGTGGCCGATCAGTTTACTTCGCTGGTAATTTGCTTAGTCGATCACTATCATCTTATAAGGTTCAATGTAAGATACTTTCTGGATCGGAGCGATGCCTTCGACTTTGAGCCCGACTACGCGGTGGCCGTCATTCGTTGCCTTCCCGCATGGTTTCGATTTTGCCAGAGTCTTCGTCGATTCAGGGACAGCGGATCCAAGTCCACGGACTATCTGATAAATGCACTAAAGTACTTCCTGGCCATGATGGAGGTTATCGTTTCAACAGCCCAAATGGAAACGATTG GCAAGTACAGTAATCTTTTAGAGAATCCCTGGACTTGGGCCTATATAATGATATGCGTTGTTTCGTCGATATACTCTTTGCTATGGGATTTCCTAATGGACTTTGGTTTATTTAGAGTGTGGAAGGGCGAGAACCTATTTCTGCGTGACAATCTAGTCTATCCCAAG TGGTTCTACTACCTTGTGATTGTGGAGAACACACTGTTGCGATTAGCTTGGACCTTGGAGTTTGTTCTGGTCCATCAGGAATTGGTGGCTCCCTACAATGCCAAATCGATTGTGTGTTTTAGCGAGATAGTGCGACGCTTCGTTTGGAACTTTTTGCGCCTGGAGAATGAGCATTTGTATAATTGCGGGCAATTTAGAGCCACACGGGACATATTCGTAACCAGATTGGATCCGCAGGAGGAAAGATTTTTGGAGGATATGATGGATGGCTCAGATGACTTGGCGATGGACAAGCTGGATAAAAAGTATTTCTAA